One window of the Carnobacterium maltaromaticum DSM 20342 genome contains the following:
- the gdhA gene encoding NADP-specific glutamate dehydrogenase, with protein sequence MEKAKEYIAAVYKKVEERDPHQVEFLQAVKEFFDTIEPVLVRHPKMIEENILERIVEPERLIQFRVPWTDDEGNVQVNRAFRAQFSSAIGPYKGGLRFHPSVNQSIVKFLGFEQIFKNSLTGLPIGGGKGGSDFNPKGKSDFEVMRFCQSFMTELQKYIGPDTDVPAGDIGVGGREIGYLFGQYKKLNGFGAGVLTGKPIPMGGSLARTEATGYGLVYFTNEMLKDVGRTFKGQKVVVSGSGNVAIYAIEKVHQLGGTVIACSDSDGYILDLEGINVETVKRLKEVERKRISEYVNEHTSAEYIEGSIWELENEFQIALPSATQNEINGITAKKLVAQGVYAVAEGANMPSDLEAIKVYQEHGVLYGPAKAANAGGVAVSALEMSQNSIRLSWTFEEVDDRLKDIMATIYQQCRDVAKEYGVEGDFVSGANIAGFLKVAEAMLSQGVV encoded by the coding sequence ATGGAAAAAGCAAAAGAATATATTGCAGCAGTGTACAAGAAAGTTGAAGAAAGAGATCCGCATCAGGTAGAGTTTTTACAAGCAGTGAAAGAATTTTTTGACACGATTGAACCTGTTTTAGTTCGTCATCCCAAGATGATTGAAGAAAATATTTTAGAACGAATTGTGGAACCTGAAAGACTCATTCAATTTAGAGTACCATGGACGGATGATGAAGGAAATGTTCAAGTAAATCGCGCATTTCGTGCTCAATTTAGTTCAGCTATTGGACCATACAAAGGTGGTCTTCGTTTTCACCCTAGTGTAAACCAAAGTATTGTGAAATTTTTAGGATTTGAGCAAATCTTTAAAAACAGCTTAACTGGTTTACCAATTGGCGGTGGTAAAGGCGGAAGTGATTTTAATCCAAAAGGTAAATCTGATTTTGAAGTCATGCGTTTTTGTCAAAGCTTTATGACGGAGCTACAAAAATATATTGGCCCAGATACAGATGTTCCAGCAGGAGATATCGGTGTTGGTGGACGTGAAATCGGCTATTTATTTGGTCAGTATAAAAAATTAAATGGTTTTGGTGCAGGTGTTTTAACGGGTAAACCAATTCCAATGGGTGGTAGTTTAGCTAGAACGGAAGCAACAGGTTATGGTTTAGTTTACTTTACAAATGAAATGTTAAAAGATGTAGGTAGAACATTTAAAGGTCAAAAAGTAGTTGTTTCTGGTAGTGGAAATGTAGCTATTTATGCCATTGAAAAAGTTCATCAATTAGGAGGGACAGTTATTGCTTGTTCCGATTCTGATGGTTACATCCTTGATTTAGAAGGTATCAATGTTGAAACAGTGAAACGTTTGAAAGAAGTAGAGCGGAAACGTATTTCAGAATACGTTAACGAGCATACTAGTGCCGAATATATAGAAGGAAGCATTTGGGAATTAGAAAATGAGTTCCAAATTGCATTACCATCGGCTACACAAAATGAAATTAATGGAATTACGGCTAAAAAATTAGTTGCGCAAGGCGTTTATGCAGTTGCAGAAGGTGCGAATATGCCAAGTGATTTAGAAGCGATTAAGGTTTATCAAGAACATGGTGTCTTATACGGCCCTGCAAAAGCAGCAAATGCTGGTGGAGTAGCTGTTTCAGCTTTGGAGATGAGCCAAAATAGTATTCGATTAAGTTGGACATTTGAAGAAGTTGATGATCGCTTAAAAGATATTATGGCGACGATTTATCAACAATGTCGTGATGTTGCGAAAGAATATGGTGTTGAAGGGGACTTCGTCAGCGGTGCAAATATTGCTGGGTTCCTTAAAGTAGCTGAAGCAATGTTGTCTCAAGGTGTTGTTTAA
- the def gene encoding peptide deformylase has product MITMDDIIREGHPTLRESAAHVDFPLTDQELKLTAEMMEFLVNSQDPELSEKYNLRGGVGLAAPQLDIKKRIIAVHIPGTEENPEPQLSTVMINPKIISHSVQNSCLSEGEGCLSVDREVPGYVVRHTRITLQYFDTEGNEHKLRLKNYAAIVVQHEIDHINGIMFYDHINPDDPYKVENDVTLIS; this is encoded by the coding sequence ATGATAACAATGGATGATATTATTCGGGAAGGCCATCCCACTTTACGTGAGTCAGCTGCTCATGTTGACTTTCCATTAACAGATCAAGAATTAAAATTAACAGCAGAAATGATGGAGTTTTTGGTTAACAGCCAAGATCCTGAGCTTAGCGAAAAATACAATTTACGAGGGGGAGTTGGATTAGCCGCACCTCAACTAGATATAAAAAAACGCATCATTGCCGTACACATTCCAGGAACTGAAGAAAATCCAGAGCCTCAATTGAGTACCGTGATGATTAATCCAAAAATTATTAGCCATTCTGTTCAAAACTCTTGCCTTTCTGAAGGAGAAGGTTGCCTTTCTGTTGATCGTGAAGTTCCAGGATACGTTGTACGCCACACAAGAATCACCCTACAATACTTTGATACAGAAGGTAACGAACACAAATTACGTTTGAAAAATTATGCCGCAATTGTTGTTCAACACGAAATTGATCATATTAACGGCATCATGTTTTATGACCATATTAACCCTGATGATCCCTATAAAGTCGAAAATGATGTGACTTTGATTTCTTAA
- a CDS encoding VOC family protein, protein MSSKTNKIFVNLPVENLDRSVEFFTQLGYTFNPQFTDENATCMIISESIFAMLLVKPYFKGFTKKEIPNTTTDSEVIVALSADTRATVDELVDNAIKAGAKITNEPSDLGFMYSRSFQDLDGHLWEIVYMDESTVDEG, encoded by the coding sequence ATGTCTAGTAAAACAAATAAAATTTTTGTTAATTTACCTGTTGAAAATTTAGACCGTTCAGTTGAATTTTTCACACAATTAGGATATACGTTTAACCCACAATTTACTGATGAAAATGCAACATGTATGATTATTAGTGAGTCAATTTTTGCAATGCTCTTGGTAAAACCATATTTTAAAGGGTTTACAAAAAAAGAAATTCCTAACACCACTACAGATTCAGAGGTAATCGTTGCACTTTCTGCAGATACACGAGCTACAGTTGATGAGCTAGTTGACAATGCCATAAAAGCTGGTGCTAAAATTACAAATGAACCTTCTGATTTAGGTTTTATGTACTCAAGAAGTTTTCAAGATTTAGATGGACATTTATGGGAAATTGTCTATATGGATGAAAGTACTGTTGACGAAGGCTAA
- a CDS encoding GH25 family lysozyme: MSRILDISEWQVPTTIDYQKVAQGLDLVIVRVQYGSNYIDKYYQTHIREFKKYGIPVAVYAWVRGVNRIDMEQEANDFYQRAKEFAPCFWWLDVEEQSMTDMREGCSAYLQKLKALGAKRVGIYIAHHLYKKFNLNVAEADGIWIPHYGMNDGTPNSQPEFSCDLHQYTSVGKLSGYSGHLDLNRLLGSRNIEWFTNTAKGNNSLPNQEAASKISVGDQVSVQSFATYYATGESIPDWVKNSSYKVIEIRQKKQSNSDYQYLMSSINSWVLEQDIKVEGTSQKGNVYVVQNGDNLWSIAEKVYGVGADYPKLKAKNGLTSDIIQPNQHINY, translated from the coding sequence GTGAGTCGAATATTAGATATTTCTGAGTGGCAAGTGCCTACTACTATTGACTATCAAAAGGTAGCGCAAGGGCTCGATTTAGTTATTGTGCGAGTTCAATACGGAAGTAATTATATAGATAAATATTACCAAACTCATATCCGTGAATTTAAGAAATATGGGATTCCAGTTGCTGTTTATGCTTGGGTACGAGGTGTAAATCGTATCGATATGGAGCAAGAGGCAAATGATTTTTATCAACGAGCCAAAGAGTTTGCTCCCTGTTTTTGGTGGTTGGATGTAGAAGAACAATCAATGACAGATATGCGAGAAGGTTGTAGTGCATATCTGCAGAAATTAAAAGCTTTGGGAGCAAAACGTGTGGGCATTTATATTGCTCATCATCTATATAAAAAATTCAATTTAAATGTAGCTGAGGCTGATGGGATTTGGATTCCTCACTATGGAATGAATGATGGTACACCTAATAGTCAGCCTGAATTTTCTTGTGATTTGCATCAATATACATCCGTTGGTAAACTATCAGGCTATAGTGGACATCTTGATTTAAATCGACTGTTAGGGTCGAGAAATATAGAATGGTTTACAAATACAGCAAAGGGTAACAATAGTTTGCCAAATCAGGAGGCTGCTTCAAAAATTTCAGTTGGAGACCAAGTTAGTGTTCAATCATTTGCTACGTATTATGCAACAGGAGAATCTATTCCGGATTGGGTTAAAAATTCTTCGTATAAGGTAATTGAAATACGTCAAAAAAAACAATCAAATTCAGATTATCAGTATTTAATGAGTTCTATTAACTCTTGGGTATTGGAGCAAGATATTAAAGTGGAGGGGACCTCCCAAAAAGGTAATGTATACGTTGTTCAAAACGGAGATAACTTGTGGTCTATTGCGGAGAAGGTCTATGGTGTAGGTGCTGATTATCCAAAACTAAAAGCTAAAAATGGATTAACTTCAGATATCATTCAACCAAACCAACATATTAATTACTAA
- a CDS encoding phage holin family protein has product MFTNILQEIGAFLFGGSMPILRVYLLAVFIDLVTGYIKALKNHNWRSAINCWGILTKLTTIFAIISAAILDAIGPFFGIQIPINIALWATGFLILYEIGSILENFGEMGIKLGFIKKYLGIFTDQMNGKDEDK; this is encoded by the coding sequence ATGTTCACAAATATTTTACAAGAAATAGGTGCGTTCTTATTCGGCGGAAGCATGCCAATTCTGCGTGTTTATTTATTGGCAGTGTTTATTGATCTAGTAACAGGTTACATTAAGGCGCTAAAAAATCATAACTGGCGATCTGCTATTAATTGCTGGGGTATTTTGACTAAATTAACGACTATATTTGCCATTATTTCAGCCGCGATATTAGATGCAATTGGTCCATTTTTTGGGATCCAAATCCCAATTAATATTGCTCTTTGGGCAACCGGATTTTTAATTTTGTATGAAATTGGTAGCATTTTAGAAAATTTTGGAGAAATGGGGATTAAATTAGGTTTTATCAAAAAATATTTAGGTATTTTTACAGATCAAATGAATGGAAAGGATGAGGATAAGTGA
- a CDS encoding ArpU family phage packaging/lysis transcriptional regulator encodes MVTLFDEINKEKTKIAAEEVLMQYRKLKMISKREIQKRMINTYNRSSSDEESDITKRKVSAKIYAEEETERIERAVESIPNEKQRMVIEERYLKGFEKYDSECSFNLDMPTSSYSNYKAAGLIAVAWALGCEEY; translated from the coding sequence ATGGTAACTTTATTTGATGAAATAAATAAAGAAAAAACAAAAATAGCAGCTGAGGAAGTTTTGATGCAGTATCGAAAATTAAAAATGATTTCAAAACGAGAAATTCAAAAAAGGATGATTAATACCTACAACCGTTCATCCTCTGATGAAGAATCGGATATAACTAAACGTAAAGTAAGCGCGAAAATATACGCGGAAGAAGAAACAGAACGTATTGAACGTGCAGTAGAGTCTATTCCAAATGAAAAGCAAAGAATGGTAATTGAAGAACGTTATTTAAAAGGTTTTGAAAAATATGATTCAGAATGTAGCTTTAATTTGGATATGCCTACTAGCTCCTATTCAAATTATAAAGCTGCTGGTTTAATTGCTGTTGCTTGGGCACTTGGGTGTGAAGAATACTGA
- a CDS encoding helix-turn-helix domain-containing protein, whose amino-acid sequence MKKQLIVGEMIDYFLQQQKMTRKHLGELLGKSESAVSKWISGANTPLAKDLAIMSEIFNVDIETLMYGFPSEENKLNFDQINTVAAHMANTNKKLSKEDIENINHYIDFIISQKEQKD is encoded by the coding sequence ATGAAAAAACAGTTAATTGTGGGAGAAATGATTGATTATTTTTTACAGCAACAGAAAATGACCAGAAAACATTTAGGGGAATTACTAGGGAAAAGTGAAAGTGCTGTTTCTAAGTGGATTAGCGGAGCAAATACTCCTCTAGCTAAAGATTTAGCTATCATGAGTGAGATTTTTAATGTTGATATCGAAACTTTAATGTATGGATTTCCATCTGAAGAAAACAAACTAAATTTTGATCAAATTAATACAGTTGCAGCTCATATGGCAAATACAAACAAAAAGCTATCTAAGGAAGATATAGAAAATATCAACCACTACATCGATTTTATTATTAGTCAAAAAGAACAAAAGGATTGA
- a CDS encoding ImmA/IrrE family metallo-endopeptidase, with amino-acid sequence MNYEQLLNYVSEEFSVYEVPLIEQTGSYGFFSNGTILIEETQSEIEKKCILAEEYGHGIKNVGNILDQQVTENRKQELVARRYAHELLVPLIELVRAKKFGCNSLFETAEYLEVTEDFLIEALEQYKVQYADGIIVSNHQIYFEPFLEITSLKDQSNQKKP; translated from the coding sequence TTGAATTATGAGCAACTCTTAAATTATGTTTCCGAAGAATTTTCAGTTTATGAAGTTCCTTTGATTGAGCAAACTGGTAGCTATGGATTTTTTAGTAATGGAACTATTCTAATTGAAGAAACTCAAAGTGAAATCGAAAAAAAATGTATTCTTGCTGAAGAATATGGACATGGCATTAAAAATGTTGGGAATATTCTTGACCAACAGGTTACCGAAAATAGAAAGCAAGAACTTGTGGCTCGACGTTATGCTCATGAACTTTTAGTACCATTAATAGAACTAGTTCGAGCTAAAAAATTTGGTTGCAACAGCTTATTTGAAACAGCTGAATATTTAGAAGTTACTGAAGATTTTTTAATTGAAGCTTTGGAACAGTATAAAGTTCAATATGCTGATGGAATTATTGTGTCCAATCATCAAATCTATTTTGAACCTTTTTTAGAAATCACCTCATTAAAAGACCAAAGCAATCAAAAAAAGCCGTAA
- a CDS encoding 50S ribosomal protein L25/general stress protein Ctc, giving the protein MTILLEVEKREVRPRSIKKRLRQEGRIPADVYGYKTENIAISIDEKILQKALRKNGQNAVYTIDIDGKKMNVLLMEEQTDALSGKWIYVDFVSVDMKELTEVEAQIVLINDAVGVKQGGMLNQTLYSTLVSATPDKLPETIEVDVSKLEIGQSITIGDLKENKDYTILADKEEQIAAVEERVIAPEPEAEETTTAE; this is encoded by the coding sequence ATGACAATTTTACTAGAAGTTGAAAAAAGAGAAGTAAGACCTCGCTCTATTAAGAAGAGGTTACGACAAGAAGGACGAATACCTGCAGATGTTTATGGTTATAAAACAGAAAATATCGCAATCTCAATTGATGAGAAAATTTTACAAAAAGCGTTGAGAAAAAATGGTCAAAATGCAGTTTACACAATTGATATTGACGGAAAAAAAATGAATGTTCTATTAATGGAAGAACAGACTGATGCTTTAAGCGGAAAATGGATTTACGTAGATTTTGTGTCCGTAGATATGAAAGAGCTTACAGAAGTTGAGGCCCAAATCGTGTTGATTAACGATGCTGTAGGAGTAAAACAAGGTGGAATGTTAAATCAAACTTTATATTCTACGTTAGTATCTGCAACACCAGATAAATTACCTGAAACAATTGAAGTTGATGTTTCTAAGTTAGAAATTGGACAGTCAATTACAATTGGAGACCTAAAAGAAAATAAAGATTATACAATATTAGCTGATAAAGAAGAACAGATTGCTGCTGTTGAAGAACGTGTAATAGCGCCTGAACCAGAAGCTGAAGAAACAACTACTGCAGAATAA
- a CDS encoding Cof-type HAD-IIB family hydrolase — protein MQKKMIFFDIDGTLLTDEKKVLPSTKEALKQLKKNGHEVAIATGRNLFLARDVIEELDFENYIVCNGAAGYFQHELVYENTLNAAEYQRLIQVADQNRHQLVYQSPELLRRRDAEADFMMSEAMRSIDFGVPEYDRDFYQNNTLYQSLIFYGTDDHALYESGQFPQFRFVRWHDFGVDILPHDGSKANTALKMAQSKGIAVEDTMAFGDGLNDLELLTKVGVGVAMGNAFEEVKLRANKVTKNNNEDGIALALEELNLI, from the coding sequence ATGCAAAAAAAAATGATTTTTTTTGATATTGATGGTACCTTACTAACAGATGAAAAAAAAGTATTGCCGAGCACAAAAGAAGCACTGAAACAATTGAAAAAAAATGGACATGAAGTTGCAATTGCAACAGGTCGAAATTTATTTTTAGCTCGTGATGTAATTGAAGAATTAGACTTCGAAAATTATATTGTCTGTAATGGAGCTGCAGGCTATTTTCAACATGAGCTTGTTTATGAAAATACCTTGAATGCAGCTGAATATCAACGTTTAATTCAAGTAGCAGATCAAAATAGACATCAATTAGTTTACCAATCACCAGAATTATTGCGGAGAAGAGATGCAGAGGCAGATTTTATGATGTCAGAGGCAATGCGCAGTATTGATTTTGGTGTTCCTGAATATGATCGGGACTTCTATCAAAACAATACATTGTATCAAAGTTTAATTTTTTATGGTACAGATGATCATGCACTTTATGAAAGTGGTCAATTTCCACAATTCCGCTTTGTAAGATGGCATGATTTTGGTGTTGATATTTTACCTCACGATGGATCTAAGGCGAATACAGCCTTAAAAATGGCCCAATCAAAAGGGATTGCTGTTGAAGATACAATGGCTTTTGGCGATGGTTTAAATGATTTAGAACTATTAACAAAAGTGGGAGTTGGTGTCGCAATGGGAAATGCTTTTGAAGAAGTAAAATTGCGTGCGAATAAAGTGACTAAAAACAATAATGAAGATGGAATTGCTCTTGCACTAGAAGAGCTAAATCTGATATAA
- a CDS encoding ABC transporter ATP-binding protein — protein sequence MRNSLGSIKRIGSYIKPYKIGFIVALLLTVICMFANALQPFIMGLILTEVGHNVADIANGVAGAAINFPYVIEIIIYMLIIALVYQITMYASAWLMTNVVQNTMRDLRADIDNKINRLPVSYFDKNQQGNILSRVTNDVDAISNAMQQSLIQIVNSVLGIVFAVGMMLVLSIPLALILIVTIPVSILISKFVVNKSQPYFKGQQKSLGELNGYVQESFSGFSVIKLYGKEADTLKEFKEINHRLASFGFKAAFISGIMMPLVGLVSNLGYIGVAVFGGYAVIQGTLTLGNLQAFTQYVWQINQPISQITQLSGVLQSAAAATGRVFEILDEPEEKPDQVQRPLPEKVEGNVSFEHVQFGYNKSNPLIKDLNVEVKSGQTVAIVGPTGAGKTTLINLLMRFYDVDQGAIKIDGIDTKEMSRADVRSQFGMVLQDAWLYNASISDNIRFGKLDATEYEVVDAAKTANVDHFIRTLPNGYDMILNQEASNISLGQKQLLTIARAVISNPKILILDEATSSVDTRLEALIQKAMKRVMEGRTSFVIAHRLSTIRDADLILVMDQGEIIEQGTHESLLAKGGFYEKLYNSQFSEEAE from the coding sequence ATGAGAAATTCACTTGGATCGATTAAACGGATAGGTTCATATATTAAACCTTATAAAATTGGTTTTATTGTAGCGCTACTTTTAACGGTTATCTGTATGTTTGCCAATGCTCTTCAACCATTTATTATGGGCCTTATTTTGACAGAGGTGGGCCATAATGTTGCGGATATTGCCAATGGTGTTGCAGGAGCAGCGATTAATTTTCCATATGTAATAGAAATTATTATATATATGTTGATTATTGCATTGGTTTATCAAATTACAATGTACGCATCTGCTTGGTTAATGACAAATGTGGTGCAAAATACAATGCGTGATTTAAGAGCAGACATAGATAATAAAATTAATCGTCTGCCAGTTTCATATTTTGACAAAAATCAACAAGGGAATATCTTAAGTCGAGTAACAAATGATGTTGATGCTATCAGTAATGCGATGCAACAAAGCTTGATTCAAATTGTTAATTCTGTTTTGGGAATTGTATTTGCTGTTGGTATGATGTTAGTTCTTTCAATACCATTGGCTCTAATTTTAATTGTTACCATTCCTGTATCTATTTTGATTTCTAAATTTGTCGTAAATAAATCGCAACCTTATTTTAAAGGACAACAAAAATCTTTAGGTGAACTGAATGGATATGTTCAAGAGAGTTTTAGTGGATTTTCTGTAATCAAATTATATGGAAAAGAAGCTGATACATTGAAAGAATTTAAAGAAATCAATCATCGTTTAGCTAGTTTTGGCTTTAAAGCAGCATTTATTTCTGGTATTATGATGCCTTTAGTTGGGTTAGTTTCCAATCTTGGCTATATTGGAGTAGCTGTTTTTGGTGGATATGCAGTTATTCAAGGAACTCTAACTTTAGGTAATTTGCAAGCTTTCACACAGTATGTTTGGCAAATAAACCAACCGATTTCACAAATTACTCAACTTTCTGGGGTTTTACAAAGTGCAGCAGCTGCAACAGGTCGAGTATTTGAAATTTTAGATGAGCCTGAAGAGAAACCAGATCAAGTCCAACGTCCACTTCCTGAAAAAGTTGAAGGAAATGTGAGTTTTGAACATGTGCAATTTGGTTATAATAAGAGCAATCCTTTAATTAAAGACTTAAATGTCGAAGTGAAAAGTGGTCAAACAGTCGCAATTGTTGGACCAACTGGAGCTGGGAAGACAACTTTAATTAATTTATTGATGCGCTTTTACGATGTTGATCAAGGAGCAATAAAAATAGATGGCATTGATACAAAAGAGATGTCTCGCGCTGATGTGCGTTCACAATTTGGGATGGTGTTACAGGACGCGTGGTTATACAATGCAAGTATTTCGGATAATATTCGTTTTGGTAAATTAGATGCGACTGAGTATGAAGTGGTTGATGCTGCAAAAACAGCCAATGTTGATCATTTTATCCGTACATTGCCAAATGGATATGATATGATTTTAAATCAAGAAGCGTCAAATATTTCATTGGGACAAAAACAGCTATTAACTATTGCTCGTGCGGTAATTTCAAATCCTAAAATTCTTATTTTAGATGAAGCGACAAGTTCAGTTGATACTCGTTTAGAAGCTTTAATTCAAAAAGCTATGAAACGAGTGATGGAGGGTCGTACAAGTTTTGTCATTGCTCATAGATTGTCGACAATTCGCGATGCTGATTTAATTTTAGTGATGGATCAAGGCGAGATTATTGAACAAGGAACACATGAAAGTTTATTAGCTAAAGGCGGATTTTATGAGAAATTGTATAATAGCCAATTTAGTGAAGAAGCTGAATAA
- a CDS encoding ABC transporter ATP-binding protein: MKLMWNYTKKYKKLVFLNFICVFGFILIELGLPTILAQMIDKGIAQNDFEVVKRYGVLMLVICLIGLVALIFLAYCGSKITTGIVRDIRDDLFEKTQSFSHREYDQFGVSSLVTRTTNDAFQVMQFMQMILRMGMMTPLMFISSFIMIIRTSPSLSGVVFIAVPFLLVGVLIIGKKSEPLSEKQQANLDAINLNLRENLTGLRVIRAFVNEKFQESRFSKVNGNYTAVSKKLFKLMAFAQPGFSLIFNLLFACILWLGTIQISQNNLQVGQLIAFIEYIFHALFSFMLFANVFMMYPRAAVSANRIQEVLDTEAVITENEDGVTETETHGYLTFENVTFAYPGNTETPVIRDVSFSSKPGETIAFIGSTGSGKSTLIQLIPRFYDVTRGRILLDGVDVRDYKLSALRQKIGFIPQKALLFTGTIAENMRYGKWNATTKELEEASDIAQAKEFISLKPKQFDELLAEGGSNMSGGQKQRLSIARAIVKKPDVYIFDDSFSALDYQTDANLRARLRDETLDATVLIVAQRVGTIMHADKILVLNEGEVVGSGTHQELLKTCDVYYDIASSQLSKEELA; the protein is encoded by the coding sequence TTGAAATTAATGTGGAATTATACAAAAAAATATAAGAAGTTGGTCTTCTTAAATTTTATTTGTGTATTTGGTTTTATTTTGATTGAGTTAGGGTTACCAACTATTTTAGCTCAAATGATTGACAAGGGAATTGCACAAAATGATTTTGAAGTAGTAAAACGATATGGGGTACTCATGCTCGTGATTTGTTTAATTGGTTTAGTAGCGCTGATATTCTTAGCCTACTGCGGAAGTAAGATCACCACAGGAATTGTTCGAGATATCCGGGACGATCTTTTTGAAAAAACACAATCATTCTCACATAGAGAGTACGATCAATTTGGCGTTTCTTCATTAGTTACGAGAACGACAAATGACGCTTTTCAAGTGATGCAATTTATGCAAATGATTCTAAGAATGGGAATGATGACCCCTTTAATGTTCATCTCAAGCTTTATTATGATTATTCGAACGAGTCCTTCTTTATCAGGCGTGGTATTTATTGCCGTACCATTCTTATTGGTAGGAGTCCTAATTATTGGGAAGAAATCGGAACCTTTATCTGAAAAGCAACAAGCTAATTTAGATGCAATTAATTTAAATTTGCGAGAAAATTTAACGGGATTACGTGTTATCCGCGCTTTTGTTAATGAGAAGTTTCAAGAATCTAGATTTAGTAAAGTAAATGGAAATTATACAGCTGTATCGAAAAAACTATTTAAGTTAATGGCATTTGCCCAACCAGGATTTTCACTAATTTTTAACTTATTGTTTGCTTGTATTCTTTGGCTGGGAACGATTCAAATTAGTCAGAATAATTTGCAAGTTGGACAACTAATTGCATTTATTGAATATATTTTTCATGCACTGTTCTCATTTATGTTATTTGCAAATGTCTTTATGATGTATCCAAGAGCTGCCGTTTCTGCTAACAGGATTCAAGAGGTTTTAGATACAGAGGCAGTAATTACAGAAAACGAAGATGGTGTAACTGAAACAGAAACACATGGCTATTTAACTTTTGAAAATGTAACGTTTGCTTATCCTGGAAATACTGAAACGCCTGTCATCCGTGATGTAAGTTTTAGTTCGAAACCTGGTGAAACGATTGCCTTTATTGGAAGTACAGGTAGTGGGAAATCAACTCTTATCCAGTTAATTCCACGTTTCTATGATGTGACAAGAGGCCGGATTTTATTAGATGGTGTTGATGTTCGTGATTATAAATTAAGTGCATTACGCCAAAAAATTGGTTTTATTCCTCAAAAGGCGCTTTTATTTACAGGAACGATTGCTGAAAATATGCGTTATGGAAAGTGGAATGCAACAACTAAGGAATTGGAAGAAGCATCTGATATTGCTCAAGCAAAAGAGTTTATTTCTCTTAAACCGAAGCAGTTTGATGAGTTACTAGCAGAAGGTGGAAGCAACATGTCTGGTGGACAAAAACAACGTTTGTCAATTGCCAGAGCGATTGTTAAAAAACCTGATGTTTATATTTTTGATGATAGTTTCTCAGCATTAGATTATCAAACAGATGCTAATTTACGTGCTCGTTTGCGAGATGAAACTTTAGATGCAACAGTCCTAATAGTTGCGCAACGTGTGGGGACAATTATGCATGCAGATAAAATATTAGTGTTAAATGAGGGTGAAGTAGTTGGTAGTGGTACCCATCAAGAATTGTTGAAGACTTGTGATGTTTATTATGATATAGCTTCTTCCCAGTTATCGAAGGAGGAATTAGCATGA
- a CDS encoding DNA-directed RNA polymerase subunit epsilon: MIFKITYQETKGRNPKREDTKALYVETEDAVQARKLVEENTPYNIEFVQPVEGKHLAYEQQSPEFEITEF; encoded by the coding sequence ATGATTTTTAAAATCACTTATCAAGAAACAAAAGGACGCAATCCAAAACGTGAGGATACAAAAGCTTTATATGTCGAAACAGAGGATGCCGTTCAAGCACGTAAGCTAGTTGAAGAAAATACCCCTTATAATATTGAATTTGTTCAACCAGTTGAAGGCAAACATTTAGCTTATGAACAACAAAGTCCTGAATTCGAAATTACGGAGTTTTAA